A genomic segment from Janthinobacterium sp. 64 encodes:
- a CDS encoding TerD family protein produces MAISLQKGGNVNLSKEAPGISKMIIGLGWDARATDGAAFDIDGSIFLLKADGKVRADVDMIFYNNLKSSDGSVTHSGDNTTGAGDGDDETVIVDLATVPAEIDKIAVCVTIHDAEARKQNFGMVSKAYVRCVNANGNTEIARFDLSEDGSAETAMVFGEIYRNGGDWKFKAIGQGYKGGLGPLAASFGVGV; encoded by the coding sequence ATGGCAATCAGTCTGCAAAAAGGCGGCAACGTCAACCTGAGCAAAGAAGCCCCTGGCATTTCGAAGATGATCATCGGCCTGGGCTGGGATGCCCGCGCCACCGACGGCGCCGCATTCGACATCGACGGTTCGATCTTCCTGCTGAAGGCCGACGGCAAGGTTCGCGCCGACGTCGACATGATTTTCTACAACAACTTGAAGTCGAGCGACGGTTCCGTCACCCACTCGGGCGACAACACCACGGGCGCCGGCGATGGCGATGATGAAACCGTCATCGTCGACCTAGCCACGGTGCCGGCCGAGATCGACAAGATCGCCGTCTGCGTGACGATTCACGATGCCGAAGCGCGCAAGCAAAACTTTGGTATGGTGTCGAAGGCGTACGTGCGTTGCGTGAACGCCAACGGCAACACGGAAATCGCCCGCTTCGACCTGTCGGAAGACGGTTCGGCCGAAACGGCCATGGTCTTCGGTGAAATCTACCGCAATGGCGGCGATTGGAAATTCAAGGCCATCGGCCAGGGTTACAAGGGCGGTTTAGGTCCATTAGCCGCTTCTTTTGGTGTAGGTGTTTAA
- a CDS encoding DUF475 domain-containing protein: MKHFRVSFLVTFICLGISAWWGYTHGGVSTMLSALGIAVILGVMEVSLSFDNAVVNASVLKNWDKFWQNLFLGVGIIIAVFGMRLLFPLVIVAQAADLGLLEVWNLALSNPEQYSMHLTNHHAEVAAFGGIFLLLVFLNFLLDSEKETHWLGRIEEKLGALGKISSISVMIALGTLMVSLSMIEEGQKLVVLTAGLWGILTYVGVDVISGLLEGDNGDGNMGDIIKRGGIGGFLYLEVLDASFSFDGVIGAFAITKDVVIIMLGLAIGAMFVRSMTVFLVRKGTLDEFVYLEHGAHYAIGILAVIMLVSMKFHIPEIFTGLIGVAFILASLWSSIRHKRRMALEEDKTEVLEAVKAV, from the coding sequence ATGAAACATTTCAGAGTGTCATTTTTAGTGACATTTATCTGCCTGGGCATTTCCGCCTGGTGGGGTTACACGCACGGTGGCGTGTCGACCATGCTGTCGGCATTGGGCATTGCGGTGATCCTGGGCGTGATGGAAGTATCGCTGTCGTTTGATAACGCGGTGGTCAATGCCTCGGTGCTGAAGAATTGGGACAAGTTCTGGCAGAACCTGTTCCTGGGCGTGGGCATCATCATCGCCGTGTTCGGCATGCGTTTGCTGTTCCCGCTCGTCATCGTGGCGCAAGCGGCGGACCTGGGCTTGCTGGAAGTATGGAATCTGGCCCTGAGCAATCCGGAACAGTATTCGATGCACCTGACGAATCACCACGCGGAAGTGGCCGCTTTCGGCGGTATCTTCCTGCTGCTGGTGTTCCTGAACTTCCTGCTGGACTCGGAAAAAGAAACGCACTGGCTGGGCCGTATTGAAGAAAAACTGGGCGCGCTGGGCAAGATCTCGTCGATTTCCGTGATGATCGCGCTGGGCACCTTGATGGTCAGCCTGTCGATGATCGAAGAAGGCCAGAAGCTGGTGGTCCTGACGGCCGGCCTGTGGGGTATTTTGACCTACGTGGGCGTCGACGTGATCAGTGGCTTGCTGGAAGGCGATAACGGCGACGGCAACATGGGCGACATCATCAAGCGCGGCGGTATCGGCGGCTTCCTGTACCTGGAAGTGCTCGATGCATCGTTCAGCTTTGACGGCGTGATCGGCGCGTTTGCCATCACCAAGGATGTCGTGATCATCATGCTGGGCCTGGCAATCGGCGCGATGTTCGTGCGTTCGATGACGGTGTTCCTGGTGCGCAAGGGCACGCTCGACGAGTTCGTTTATCTGGAGCACGGCGCGCACTATGCGATCGGTATCCTGGCCGTGATCATGTTGGTCAGCATGAAGTTCCACATTCCCGAGATCTTCACGGGTCTGATTGGGGTGGCCTTCATTCTCGCCTCGCTGTGGTCGTCGATCCGCCACAAGCGCAGGATGGCCCTCGAAGAAGACAAGACGGAAGTGCTGGAAGCGGTCAAGGCAGTGTAA
- a CDS encoding patatin-like phospholipase family protein, with product MHPRLFVPFVLAALLSGCTVLALRPNSGVENRTFAVQETPRLRIDAPKARIQNPMPSDHFIGIALSGGGSRAANFSAASLEQLEEFGLVSGASAISGVSGGAIAGGYYALHGKQTDWPLLRSKLKTDFFGQTILKPANLTTMLLTNKTRTSFLSDVFDDVLYDKKTYQDLPHDGPIFLANATDATDGGKRVVFSYEYFYGTLHSPIQDIRLATAVATSAAFPGVFDSVTFERFRPKNSFVPELGSESRESPSYVHLFDGGAADNLGVETLWDVALTQLYGNDMAVVPPRLNSKPFILIAIDANAPNSSAVFEKMSDERQPLDRIFNKNIYDAVDALFSRQRKENLVKMGFGQARFDTITHENFGDLSQKFVKGKRTSAFAIPVLCRPHLGQYRCEVDAADPLPGQIRTRLEGFAWHISIDQIASLALRLSSGDAQVDGARKEERAALVKLQRLATQTKTHLKLTGPENCSPDVLQSALYSAARVLILDDEESRFALCDYMLAGQLINDDTVCKQRYVHAVPRFAIESEDLQYRNLSSDGNSVNVPIRCKK from the coding sequence ATGCATCCACGCTTGTTCGTCCCATTTGTCCTCGCTGCGCTGCTGAGCGGCTGCACGGTACTCGCCCTGCGTCCCAACAGCGGCGTCGAAAACCGCACGTTTGCCGTGCAGGAAACCCCGCGCCTGCGCATCGACGCGCCCAAGGCGCGCATCCAGAACCCGATGCCCAGCGACCACTTCATCGGCATCGCCTTGTCCGGCGGGGGCAGCCGCGCCGCCAATTTCTCGGCCGCCTCGCTGGAGCAACTGGAAGAGTTCGGCCTCGTCAGCGGCGCCTCGGCCATTTCCGGCGTCTCGGGCGGCGCCATCGCGGGCGGCTACTATGCGCTGCATGGCAAGCAGACGGACTGGCCCTTGCTGCGCAGCAAACTCAAAACGGATTTCTTTGGCCAGACCATCTTGAAACCGGCCAACCTGACGACGATGTTGTTGACGAACAAGACGCGCACCTCCTTCCTGTCCGACGTGTTCGACGATGTGCTGTACGACAAGAAAACCTACCAGGACTTGCCGCACGACGGCCCCATTTTCCTGGCCAACGCAACGGACGCCACCGATGGCGGCAAGCGCGTGGTGTTTTCCTACGAGTATTTTTACGGCACCCTGCATTCGCCGATCCAGGATATCCGCCTGGCCACGGCCGTGGCCACCTCGGCCGCCTTTCCCGGCGTCTTCGATTCCGTCACCTTCGAGCGCTTCCGCCCGAAAAACAGTTTCGTGCCGGAACTCGGTTCCGAATCGCGCGAATCGCCATCGTATGTCCACCTGTTCGACGGCGGCGCGGCCGACAACCTGGGCGTGGAAACCCTGTGGGACGTGGCTCTGACGCAGCTGTACGGCAACGACATGGCCGTCGTGCCGCCGCGCCTGAACAGCAAGCCCTTCATCCTCATTGCCATCGACGCCAACGCGCCCAATTCCAGTGCCGTGTTCGAAAAGATGTCGGACGAGCGCCAGCCGCTGGACCGCATCTTCAACAAGAATATCTACGACGCCGTCGACGCCCTGTTCTCGCGCCAGCGCAAGGAAAACCTCGTCAAGATGGGCTTTGGGCAAGCCCGCTTCGATACCATCACGCATGAAAACTTCGGCGACCTGAGCCAGAAATTCGTCAAGGGCAAGCGCACCTCGGCCTTTGCCATCCCCGTGCTGTGCCGGCCCCATCTGGGCCAGTACCGCTGCGAAGTCGATGCGGCCGATCCCTTGCCGGGCCAGATCCGCACGCGGCTGGAAGGCTTTGCCTGGCATATTTCCATCGACCAGATCGCCTCGCTGGCACTGCGCCTGTCCAGCGGCGATGCGCAAGTCGATGGCGCGCGCAAGGAAGAGCGCGCCGCCCTCGTCAAGCTGCAACGCCTGGCGACGCAAACGAAAACCCATCTGAAGCTGACGGGCCCGGAAAATTGCAGCCCGGACGTCTTGCAATCGGCCCTGTACAGCGCCGCGCGCGTGCTGATCCTCGACGACGAGGAATCGCGCTTCGCCCTGTGCGACTACATGCTGGCGGGCCAGTTGATCAATGACGACACCGTCTGCAAGCAGCGCTACGTGCACGCCGTGCCCCGCTTCGCCATCGAAAGCGAAGACTTGCAGTACCGCAACCTGAGTTCGGACGGTAATTCCGTGAACGTGCCGATACGCTGCAAGAAGTGA
- a CDS encoding SCO family protein, with protein MKKTLTLLLATVLVAVLAGCGKPAAPKLAFKNTDVTGLGYAREFALTDHTGHPRTLADYKGKLVLVFFGYTQCPDVCPTTMADMAQVMQEMGPQADQVQVLFVTVDPERDTQQLLAQYVPAFDKRFVGLYGDAAATARVAKEFKVYYAKVEGETDSSYTVDHTAGTYVFDREGKIRLFVRHGEKPAAIAHDLKLLLS; from the coding sequence ATGAAAAAAACCCTGACCCTGTTGCTGGCGACCGTCCTGGTCGCCGTCCTCGCCGGCTGCGGCAAGCCTGCCGCACCGAAGCTGGCCTTCAAGAACACGGACGTGACGGGCCTCGGCTACGCGCGCGAGTTCGCGCTGACCGACCACACGGGCCATCCGCGCACCCTGGCCGACTACAAGGGCAAGCTGGTGCTGGTATTTTTCGGCTACACGCAATGCCCGGACGTGTGTCCCACCACCATGGCCGACATGGCGCAGGTGATGCAGGAAATGGGTCCGCAGGCGGACCAGGTGCAAGTGCTGTTCGTCACGGTCGACCCCGAGCGCGACACGCAGCAATTGCTGGCGCAATACGTGCCCGCCTTCGACAAGCGTTTCGTGGGCCTGTATGGCGACGCGGCCGCGACGGCCAGGGTGGCCAAGGAATTCAAGGTGTATTACGCCAAGGTCGAGGGCGAAACGGATAGCAGCTACACGGTCGACCATACGGCCGGCACCTATGTGTTCGACCGCGAAGGCAAGATCCGCCTGTTCGTGCGCCACGGCGAAAAGCCGGCCGCCATCGCGCACGATCTTAAACTTCTGCTATCCTGA
- a CDS encoding TerD family protein, which yields MSVNLSKGQKISLDKEAGTTLTRITMGLGWDAAKTKGFLGFGSKTEAVDLDASCVMFDENKSTSDIVWFRQLKSKDGSIVHTGDNRTGAGDGDDEQINVDLSKVPANVKSLVFTVNSFTGQNFSQVENAYCRILNASNNQEVARFNLSVQGSHTAQIMAKLYRHNGEWKMHAIGENGNGRTFDDLMPQIAVHL from the coding sequence ATGTCTGTCAATTTGAGCAAAGGCCAGAAGATTTCTCTGGACAAAGAAGCTGGTACCACCCTGACCCGTATCACCATGGGCCTGGGCTGGGATGCGGCCAAGACCAAGGGTTTCCTCGGTTTCGGTTCGAAGACGGAAGCCGTCGACCTGGACGCCTCGTGCGTCATGTTCGATGAGAACAAGAGCACGTCCGACATCGTCTGGTTCCGCCAGCTGAAAAGCAAGGACGGCAGTATCGTTCACACGGGCGACAACCGCACGGGCGCGGGCGATGGCGACGACGAACAGATCAATGTTGATCTGTCGAAAGTGCCGGCAAACGTGAAAAGCCTGGTCTTCACCGTCAACAGCTTTACTGGCCAGAACTTCTCGCAGGTGGAAAACGCCTATTGCCGCATCTTGAATGCCAGCAATAATCAGGAAGTTGCGCGTTTCAACCTGTCTGTGCAAGGTAGCCACACGGCACAGATCATGGCCAAGCTGTACCGCCATAACGGCGAATGGAAGATGCACGCCATCGGAGAAAACGGCAACGGTCGCACGTTTGACGACTTGATGCCGCAGATCGCCGTGCATCTATAA
- a CDS encoding hemolysin family protein produces the protein MHNVLLVLLAFFLVALNGFFVAAEFGIVTLRRTRIRAIAKTQGLRGRILAKVHGQLDAYLSACQLGITLASLGLGWVGEPAFAGLLEPLFSAIGLTSQELIHGISFVLAFSVISFLHIVVGELAPKSMAIRNPEAVGLWSAIPLYGFYWAMYPAIYLLNASANWVLRMAGLSGKGGHDAHYSSEELKLILRTSQPGEKFTRDERNILAQSLDFEQMTVSDLMRPINEVIALYASNTLEENLDTVLRNRFSRYPYFDMNEDDVLGVVHLKDLFFAQQAGKPITSLTPFLRPVDIISARTPALELFRRFRDGAPHFALIGEKGKRPLGFITLDNLLGAMVGEIRDEFRRNENDWLKQSDGTLIGKASLPIFSLERILGIDIENEELGLDDVESVGGLIMVKLGDIPKQGQRITFVDFDIVVKKMNGPRIVLIKVIPKQERDLDADLRD, from the coding sequence ATGCACAATGTCTTGCTTGTCCTGCTAGCCTTTTTCCTGGTCGCGCTCAATGGTTTTTTTGTTGCCGCCGAATTTGGCATCGTCACCTTGCGCCGCACGCGCATCCGCGCCATCGCCAAGACGCAGGGACTACGGGGCCGCATCCTGGCCAAGGTGCATGGCCAGCTGGACGCCTACCTGTCCGCCTGCCAGCTGGGTATTACCCTCGCATCGCTGGGACTGGGCTGGGTCGGCGAACCGGCCTTTGCCGGCCTGCTCGAACCGCTGTTTAGCGCCATCGGCCTCACCTCGCAAGAACTGATACACGGCATTTCCTTCGTGCTGGCCTTCAGCGTGATTTCCTTCCTGCACATTGTCGTGGGCGAACTGGCCCCAAAATCGATGGCCATCCGCAACCCGGAAGCCGTCGGCCTGTGGAGCGCGATTCCCCTGTATGGTTTCTATTGGGCCATGTATCCGGCCATCTACCTGCTCAACGCCAGCGCCAACTGGGTGCTGCGCATGGCGGGCCTGTCCGGCAAGGGCGGCCACGATGCGCATTACTCGTCGGAAGAATTGAAACTGATCCTGCGCACCAGCCAGCCCGGCGAAAAATTTACGCGCGACGAGCGCAACATCCTGGCGCAATCGCTCGATTTCGAACAGATGACGGTGTCGGACCTGATGCGTCCGATCAATGAAGTGATCGCCCTGTACGCGTCAAACACCCTGGAAGAAAACCTCGACACGGTGCTGCGCAACCGCTTCAGCCGCTACCCGTATTTCGACATGAATGAAGACGACGTGCTCGGTGTCGTGCACCTGAAAGACCTGTTCTTTGCCCAGCAGGCGGGCAAGCCCATCACCTCGCTCACGCCGTTTTTGCGTCCCGTCGACATCATTTCCGCGCGCACGCCGGCGCTGGAACTGTTCCGCCGCTTCCGCGACGGCGCGCCCCACTTCGCCCTGATCGGCGAGAAGGGCAAGCGCCCGCTGGGTTTCATCACGCTCGATAACTTGCTCGGCGCCATGGTCGGCGAAATCCGCGATGAATTCCGCCGCAATGAAAATGACTGGCTCAAGCAAAGCGACGGCACCCTGATCGGCAAGGCCAGCCTGCCCATCTTCTCGCTCGAACGCATCCTCGGCATCGATATCGAAAACGAGGAACTGGGACTCGATGACGTGGAATCGGTGGGCGGCTTGATCATGGTCAAGCTCGGTGACATTCCGAAGCAGGGCCAGCGCATCACCTTTGTCGACTTCGACATCGTCGTCAAGAAGATGAACGGGCCCCGCATCGTGCTGATCAAAGTGATCCCGAAGCAGGAACGCGACCTGGATGCGGACTTACGCGATTAG
- the nhaR gene encoding transcriptional activator NhaR, which yields MKTTGFNYRHLYFFWVVAKEGGVTRAAERLGLAVQTISTQLALLEKELGKSLLQPQGRRLVPTEAGRLALGYADQIFLLGEQMQEALADTDVEKMRLTVGISDSLPKLMAYRMLDATRSLDKPVKLVCLEDEFESLLADLALHKLDLVLTDRAVPAGASLRVSSHLWGESAMKLFGIPALAEQYRENFPHSLHGAPFLLPARNNALRGRIDEWMVQQGVRPDVVGEFEDNAMLNAFGRKGLGLFFASASLAGEIEEQFGAVLVGDASSLREQFYVISNERKIMHPALDVILAAIQSHPKIHKET from the coding sequence ATGAAAACGACCGGTTTCAATTACCGCCATTTGTACTTCTTTTGGGTAGTCGCCAAGGAAGGCGGGGTGACGCGCGCGGCCGAGCGCCTGGGACTGGCCGTGCAAACCATCAGCACCCAGCTGGCCCTGCTGGAAAAGGAACTGGGCAAGTCCCTGCTGCAGCCGCAGGGGCGGCGTCTGGTGCCGACGGAAGCGGGCCGCCTGGCGCTCGGCTATGCGGACCAGATTTTTTTGCTGGGCGAACAGATGCAGGAAGCGCTGGCCGACACGGACGTGGAAAAAATGCGCCTGACGGTGGGCATTTCCGATTCCTTGCCGAAACTGATGGCGTACCGCATGCTCGACGCCACGCGCAGCCTGGACAAGCCCGTCAAGCTCGTGTGCCTGGAAGATGAATTCGAGTCCTTGCTGGCCGACCTGGCCCTGCACAAGCTCGATCTGGTGTTGACGGACCGCGCCGTGCCGGCCGGTGCCAGCCTGCGCGTCTCCAGCCACCTGTGGGGCGAGAGCGCCATGAAGCTGTTCGGCATCCCCGCGCTGGCGGAACAATACCGCGAGAATTTCCCGCACAGCCTGCACGGCGCCCCATTTTTACTGCCCGCGCGCAACAACGCCTTGCGCGGGCGCATCGACGAATGGATGGTGCAGCAAGGCGTGCGTCCCGACGTGGTCGGTGAGTTCGAAGACAACGCCATGCTCAACGCGTTCGGCCGCAAGGGCCTGGGCCTGTTCTTCGCCTCGGCCAGCCTGGCCGGCGAGATCGAGGAACAATTCGGCGCCGTGCTGGTCGGTGACGCCTCGTCCCTGCGCGAACAGTTTTATGTGATTTCGAACGAGCGCAAGATCATGCACCCGGCGCTCGACGTGATCCTGGCCGCCATCCAGAGTCACCCGAAGATTCACAAGGAAACCTGA
- a CDS encoding AI-2E family transporter: protein MDKRFEPHARLAAIIFLLIGCFFVLRPFLAAMLFAACVGISSWPLYLLLLERLKGRRNWAAAIMTVSLILVIVLPLALVTYNLADNVSRIYEQLRAALESGGLHPPAWLASIPVVGETIAGYVDRLLADREELLNLGKTMLEPARHFLASGGILLGTGLAQTSLAVFVSFFLYRDGQQLSRALMTGAGRIIGDSAPGVGLTISRTVRGVMYGLLGTALAQALVAVVGFLIAGVPAVALLGVATFIFSLIPVGPPLIWGGAAIWLFTEGRTGWGIFMLVWGALLISGVDNVVKPMLISRGSSLPFLLVLLGVLGGVLAFGFVGIFIGPTLLAVLYSLLQTWTVGETTVPQGKDTLTLKKD from the coding sequence ATGGATAAACGTTTCGAGCCCCACGCCCGCCTGGCAGCCATCATCTTCTTGCTGATTGGCTGCTTTTTCGTCTTGCGGCCCTTCCTCGCCGCCATGCTGTTTGCCGCCTGCGTGGGCATTTCCAGCTGGCCTTTGTACCTGCTGCTGCTCGAACGCCTGAAAGGCCGGCGCAACTGGGCAGCGGCCATCATGACCGTGTCGCTGATCCTCGTCATCGTGCTGCCGCTGGCCCTCGTCACCTACAACCTGGCCGACAATGTGTCGCGCATCTATGAACAGTTGCGCGCTGCGCTGGAGTCGGGCGGCCTGCACCCGCCGGCGTGGCTGGCCAGCATTCCCGTGGTGGGTGAAACCATCGCCGGCTACGTGGACCGCCTGCTGGCCGACCGCGAGGAACTATTGAATTTGGGTAAAACCATGCTGGAGCCGGCGCGCCATTTCCTCGCTTCCGGCGGCATCCTGCTGGGCACGGGCCTGGCGCAGACCAGCCTGGCCGTGTTCGTCAGCTTCTTTCTCTACCGCGATGGGCAGCAGCTGAGCCGCGCCCTGATGACGGGGGCCGGGCGCATCATCGGCGACAGCGCGCCGGGCGTGGGCCTGACCATCAGCCGCACCGTGCGCGGCGTCATGTATGGCTTGCTGGGGACGGCGCTGGCGCAGGCATTGGTAGCCGTGGTGGGTTTTCTGATCGCCGGCGTGCCGGCCGTGGCGCTCCTGGGCGTGGCCACTTTCATCTTTTCGCTGATTCCTGTCGGGCCACCGCTGATCTGGGGCGGCGCCGCCATCTGGCTGTTTACGGAAGGGCGGACGGGCTGGGGCATTTTCATGCTGGTGTGGGGCGCGCTGCTGATCAGCGGCGTGGATAACGTCGTGAAACCCATGCTGATCAGCCGCGGCAGCAGCTTGCCGTTTTTGCTGGTGCTGCTCGGCGTGCTGGGCGGCGTACTGGCCTTCGGCTTCGTCGGCATCTTTATCGGGCCAACCCTGCTGGCGGTGCTGTACAGCCTGCTGCAAACGTGGACGGTGGGCGAGACCACCGTGCCGCAGGGTAAAGATACGCTGACCTTGAAGAAAGACTAA
- a CDS encoding TIGR00266 family protein translates to MPVFTITGDVDPFLHVSLAKGEKIYCESNAMVMMETNLELKGKMTGGIGAALMRTFANGESFFQQHIEAMRGDGDCLLSPTLPGAMRVLNVGNEVGTQQYMISDGAFVAASAGVELKVRTQGLGNALFAQSGGFFITETAGSGQLAVSGFGAMSILEVTPGKDVVIDNSHVVCWDNRLQYEISMTTGSSGGFLGNFINSQTSGEGVVLKFSGTGKILVCSRNRAAFLAWTQSKPA, encoded by the coding sequence ATGCCAGTGTTTACTATTACCGGGGACGTCGACCCGTTCCTGCATGTGTCGCTTGCCAAGGGCGAGAAGATTTATTGCGAATCCAATGCAATGGTGATGATGGAAACCAATCTTGAGTTGAAAGGCAAGATGACTGGCGGCATAGGTGCTGCGCTGATGCGCACCTTTGCCAACGGGGAATCGTTCTTTCAGCAGCATATCGAGGCCATGCGGGGCGACGGCGATTGTCTGCTGTCACCCACCTTGCCCGGCGCGATGCGGGTGCTTAATGTGGGCAATGAGGTGGGCACCCAGCAATACATGATCAGCGACGGCGCCTTCGTGGCGGCCAGTGCTGGCGTGGAATTGAAGGTGCGCACGCAAGGCCTTGGCAATGCGCTGTTTGCCCAGAGCGGTGGTTTTTTCATCACCGAGACGGCCGGCAGCGGCCAGTTGGCGGTGTCCGGTTTTGGCGCGATGTCGATACTGGAAGTGACGCCTGGCAAGGACGTGGTGATCGATAACTCGCACGTCGTGTGCTGGGATAACCGCCTGCAATACGAAATTTCCATGACGACCGGCAGCAGCGGCGGCTTTCTGGGCAATTTCATCAATAGCCAGACCAGTGGCGAGGGCGTAGTACTGAAATTTTCAGGCACGGGAAAAATCCTCGTGTGCTCGCGCAACCGCGCGGCCTTCCTCGCCTGGACCCAAAGCAAGCCGGCGTAA
- a CDS encoding MFS transporter, whose protein sequence is MSTAGKTIDIPDLINNNKIGSFQIGMLILCGLCVIMDGFDVQAMGYVAPAIIADWHVSKANLGPVFGAGLLGMLVGSLVFSITADKFGRRPVLIGSTIFFSLCMLVTPLATNIEQLQLIRFITGLGLGAVMPNAMALAGEYSPLRKKVTLMMLVSCGFTLGAVLGGLLSAALIPAFGWQSVFYVGGVVPLVIGVLMFFLLPESMQFLVLKKRKLDKVAQWLKRIDPTVNITADTQYVVHEKEHKGAPVLQLFTGGRAKMTILLWVINFMNLLNLYFLSNWLPTIAKEAGLSTANAVLAGTALQVGGTIGTLVMGQLIDRSSFRRILLPCFLVAAVAIALIGRPDVSLAFLFITIFIAGFCVVGGQPAVNALAASYYPTTLRSTGIGWSLGIGRIGSIIGPVLGGELIRLNWPNSTIFLVVAIPAIVSAVMVFAMRGGPQTAAKG, encoded by the coding sequence ATGTCCACGGCAGGCAAGACGATCGATATTCCCGATCTCATCAATAACAACAAGATCGGCTCCTTCCAGATCGGCATGCTGATCCTGTGCGGGCTGTGCGTCATCATGGATGGCTTCGACGTGCAGGCGATGGGCTATGTGGCGCCCGCCATCATTGCCGATTGGCATGTCAGCAAGGCCAACCTGGGCCCCGTGTTCGGCGCGGGCTTGCTGGGCATGCTGGTCGGCTCGCTCGTCTTCAGCATCACGGCCGACAAGTTCGGCCGCCGCCCCGTGCTGATCGGCTCGACCATCTTCTTTTCGCTGTGCATGCTGGTCACGCCGCTGGCGACGAACATCGAGCAATTGCAGCTGATCCGTTTTATCACGGGCCTGGGCCTCGGTGCCGTGATGCCGAACGCCATGGCGCTGGCCGGCGAATACAGCCCCCTGCGCAAGAAAGTCACCCTGATGATGCTGGTCTCGTGCGGCTTTACCCTGGGCGCCGTGCTGGGTGGGTTATTGTCGGCCGCGCTGATTCCCGCCTTCGGCTGGCAATCCGTGTTTTACGTGGGCGGCGTGGTGCCGCTGGTGATCGGCGTGCTGATGTTTTTCCTGCTGCCGGAATCGATGCAATTCCTGGTGCTCAAGAAACGCAAGCTGGACAAGGTGGCGCAGTGGCTCAAACGCATCGATCCTACCGTCAACATCACGGCCGACACGCAATACGTCGTGCATGAAAAGGAACACAAGGGCGCGCCCGTGCTGCAATTGTTTACAGGCGGCCGCGCGAAGATGACGATACTGCTGTGGGTCATCAATTTCATGAACTTGCTGAACTTGTATTTCCTGTCGAACTGGCTGCCCACCATCGCCAAGGAAGCGGGCCTGTCCACGGCCAACGCCGTGCTGGCCGGCACGGCCCTGCAAGTGGGCGGCACCATCGGCACGCTCGTCATGGGCCAGCTGATCGACCGCTCCAGCTTCCGCCGCATCCTGCTGCCGTGCTTCCTCGTTGCCGCCGTCGCCATCGCCCTGATCGGCCGTCCCGACGTGTCGCTGGCCTTCCTGTTCATCACGATCTTCATCGCCGGCTTTTGCGTGGTGGGCGGCCAGCCGGCCGTCAATGCCCTGGCGGCCAGCTACTACCCGACCACCCTGCGCTCGACGGGCATCGGCTGGAGCCTGGGCATCGGGCGCATCGGCTCCATCATCGGCCCCGTGCTCGGTGGCGAACTGATCCGCCTGAACTGGCCCAACAGCACGATTTTCCTCGTCGTCGCCATCCCCGCCATCGTCTCGGCCGTCATGGTCTTTGCCATGCGCGGCGGGCCGCAAACGGCGGCCAAGGGCTGA